One Epinephelus moara isolate mb chromosome 20, YSFRI_EMoa_1.0, whole genome shotgun sequence genomic window carries:
- the lactb gene encoding serine beta-lactamase-like protein LACTB, mitochondrial isoform X1, which yields MSRLFLPNRLCAKCTLPTARGSSLLTPARDSQQTSVFIHQQRRYVGGSNTAVFKHKSKSRIWIYGVGVGIAIAVGLKYRADTANSSCDAGVKPVQRTDRFSNAIKVSRDLVERIKVSIETEVGAPGILVGVSVDGAQVWSEGIGYADLENRVPCSPDTVMRIASISKPLTTAAAARLCQEGKLDLDVPVQKYVPEFPQKQFDGQDVTITPRMIMSHLSGIRHYEKDAKKVKEDKEKAKRLLKSEKKEDEKSASGNKDKTTTEQNTKGKETTQKKKEFEQEEYYLKDNFESVTQALDLFKNDPLIFKPGTTFLYSTHAFTLLSAAMERAAGQSFLDVMTNMFRELGMLNTVPEENDPIIYHRSRFYHLNKKGRVVNCPYVDNSYKWAGGGFLSTVGDLLLFGNALLYSFQVAHLKNTDGLLPGFLKPQTIIELWAPADKTEASWDKDGLYAQGWLVVEKLQKYGQCRKRRHYVSHTGGAVGASSVLLVLPSEETEKCQGQTPLLPQGVVVTIITNMQSVGLNTTALKIAKEFDKARSL from the exons ATGTCGCGGTTGTTTTTGCCAAACCGTCTTTGTGCCAAATGTACCCTGCCAACAGCGCGCGGGTCTTCTTTGTTAACACCGGCGCGAGACAGTCAACAGACAAGTGTTTTTATTCACCAGCAGAGACGATATGTCGGAGGGTCTAACACAGCCGTTTTTAAACACAAGTCAAAGTCCAGGATTTGGATATATGGGGTTGGTGTGGGGATTGCTATAGCTGTGGGATTGAAATACCGAGCTGACACCGCCAACAGCTCCTGTGACGCTGGAGTAAAACCAGTACAGAGGACTGATCGATTCAGCAATGCCATAAAAGTTAGCAGAGACCTTGTGGAGAGGATAAAGGTAAGCATTGAG ACAGAGGTCGGGGCTCCAGGGATTTTGGTTGGGGTCTCTGTGGATGGTGCTCAAGTCTGGAGTGAAG GAATCGGCTATGCTGATTTGGAAAATCGTGTGCCATGCAGCCCAGACACGGTGATGCGGATCGCCAGCATCAGTAAGCCCCTcacaactgcagctgctgcacgACTGTGTCAGGAGGGGAAACTAGATCTTGATGTCCCTGTCCAGAAATATGTCCCTGAATTTCCCCAGAAACAATTTGATGGACAAGAT GTCACAATAACCCCCCGTATGATTATGTCCCACCTGAGTGGTATACGACACTATGAGAAGGATGCAAAGAAAGTGAAGGAGGACAAGGAGAAAGCTAAACGTCTTTTAAAGTCAGAAAAGAAAGAGGATGAAAAGAGCGCATCTGGAAACAAAGATAAAACCACAACAGAACAGAACACAAAAGGCAAAGAGACCACTCAGAAGAAAAAAGAGTTTGAGCAGGAGGAATACTACTTGAAGGACAACTTCGAAAGTGTCACTCAGGCTTTGGACCTCTTCAAGAACGACCCGCTCATTTTCAAACCTG GCACCACGTTTCTGTACTCCACCCACGCCTTCACCCTGCTCAGTGCTGCTATGGAGCGAGCTGCTGGACAGAGCTTCCTGGATGTCATGACGAACATGTTCCGTGAGCTGGGAATGCTTAACACTGTGCCCGAAGAGAATGACCCTATTATTTACCACCGCTCCAG ATTTTATCATCTCAACAAGAAAGGACGGGTTGTGAACTGCCCATATGTAGACAACTCCTATAAGTGGGCAGGAGGCGGCTTCCTTTCCACCGTGGgtgacctgctgctgtttggtaACGCTCTACTGTACAGCTTCCAGGTGGCTCACCTGAAGAACACTGACGGCTTACTCCCTGGCTTCCTCAAACCCCAAACTATTATAGAACTGTGGGCACCCGCTGATAAGACAGAGGCCAGCTGGGATAAGGATGGACTGTATGCCCAGGGCTGGCTGGTAGTGGAGAAACTACAGAAATATGGCCAGTGCAGGAAGCGCAGACACTATGTGTCGCACACAGGAGGCGCTGTGGGTGCTAGCAGCGTCCTCCTGGTGCTACCCAGTGAGGAGACAGAAAAGTGCCAAGGCCAGACCCCGCTCCTCCCACAGGGGGTGGTGGTCACCATCATCACTAACATGCAGTCTGTGGGACTcaacaccacagcactgaaaattGCGAAAGAGTTTGACAAAGCCAGAAGCCTGTGA
- the lactb gene encoding serine beta-lactamase-like protein LACTB, mitochondrial isoform X2, translated as MSRLFLPNRLCAKCTLPTARGSSLLTPARDSQQTSVFIHQQRRYVGGSNTAVFKHKSKSRIWIYGVGVGIAIAVGLKYRADTANSSCDAGVKPVQRTDRFSNAIKVSRDLVERIKTEVGAPGILVGVSVDGAQVWSEGIGYADLENRVPCSPDTVMRIASISKPLTTAAAARLCQEGKLDLDVPVQKYVPEFPQKQFDGQDVTITPRMIMSHLSGIRHYEKDAKKVKEDKEKAKRLLKSEKKEDEKSASGNKDKTTTEQNTKGKETTQKKKEFEQEEYYLKDNFESVTQALDLFKNDPLIFKPGTTFLYSTHAFTLLSAAMERAAGQSFLDVMTNMFRELGMLNTVPEENDPIIYHRSRFYHLNKKGRVVNCPYVDNSYKWAGGGFLSTVGDLLLFGNALLYSFQVAHLKNTDGLLPGFLKPQTIIELWAPADKTEASWDKDGLYAQGWLVVEKLQKYGQCRKRRHYVSHTGGAVGASSVLLVLPSEETEKCQGQTPLLPQGVVVTIITNMQSVGLNTTALKIAKEFDKARSL; from the exons ATGTCGCGGTTGTTTTTGCCAAACCGTCTTTGTGCCAAATGTACCCTGCCAACAGCGCGCGGGTCTTCTTTGTTAACACCGGCGCGAGACAGTCAACAGACAAGTGTTTTTATTCACCAGCAGAGACGATATGTCGGAGGGTCTAACACAGCCGTTTTTAAACACAAGTCAAAGTCCAGGATTTGGATATATGGGGTTGGTGTGGGGATTGCTATAGCTGTGGGATTGAAATACCGAGCTGACACCGCCAACAGCTCCTGTGACGCTGGAGTAAAACCAGTACAGAGGACTGATCGATTCAGCAATGCCATAAAAGTTAGCAGAGACCTTGTGGAGAGGATAAAG ACAGAGGTCGGGGCTCCAGGGATTTTGGTTGGGGTCTCTGTGGATGGTGCTCAAGTCTGGAGTGAAG GAATCGGCTATGCTGATTTGGAAAATCGTGTGCCATGCAGCCCAGACACGGTGATGCGGATCGCCAGCATCAGTAAGCCCCTcacaactgcagctgctgcacgACTGTGTCAGGAGGGGAAACTAGATCTTGATGTCCCTGTCCAGAAATATGTCCCTGAATTTCCCCAGAAACAATTTGATGGACAAGAT GTCACAATAACCCCCCGTATGATTATGTCCCACCTGAGTGGTATACGACACTATGAGAAGGATGCAAAGAAAGTGAAGGAGGACAAGGAGAAAGCTAAACGTCTTTTAAAGTCAGAAAAGAAAGAGGATGAAAAGAGCGCATCTGGAAACAAAGATAAAACCACAACAGAACAGAACACAAAAGGCAAAGAGACCACTCAGAAGAAAAAAGAGTTTGAGCAGGAGGAATACTACTTGAAGGACAACTTCGAAAGTGTCACTCAGGCTTTGGACCTCTTCAAGAACGACCCGCTCATTTTCAAACCTG GCACCACGTTTCTGTACTCCACCCACGCCTTCACCCTGCTCAGTGCTGCTATGGAGCGAGCTGCTGGACAGAGCTTCCTGGATGTCATGACGAACATGTTCCGTGAGCTGGGAATGCTTAACACTGTGCCCGAAGAGAATGACCCTATTATTTACCACCGCTCCAG ATTTTATCATCTCAACAAGAAAGGACGGGTTGTGAACTGCCCATATGTAGACAACTCCTATAAGTGGGCAGGAGGCGGCTTCCTTTCCACCGTGGgtgacctgctgctgtttggtaACGCTCTACTGTACAGCTTCCAGGTGGCTCACCTGAAGAACACTGACGGCTTACTCCCTGGCTTCCTCAAACCCCAAACTATTATAGAACTGTGGGCACCCGCTGATAAGACAGAGGCCAGCTGGGATAAGGATGGACTGTATGCCCAGGGCTGGCTGGTAGTGGAGAAACTACAGAAATATGGCCAGTGCAGGAAGCGCAGACACTATGTGTCGCACACAGGAGGCGCTGTGGGTGCTAGCAGCGTCCTCCTGGTGCTACCCAGTGAGGAGACAGAAAAGTGCCAAGGCCAGACCCCGCTCCTCCCACAGGGGGTGGTGGTCACCATCATCACTAACATGCAGTCTGTGGGACTcaacaccacagcactgaaaattGCGAAAGAGTTTGACAAAGCCAGAAGCCTGTGA